ttaagtgctctagtattgtctgtgtgccAGGGAgaaagtttcttgttgcgtatttctttagtttttagtggtgcaactgtgtctaatgtatttcgcagtgtttagatcctcgatttgatcgtttacagatttatttactctgtcgttaatgagcgaacttgtgagaatatcaaggaatttatttgtagtccgagaatttatagtacggcttttgaaactcattgtttgcggagcaagtggatttcttgtttgaactgtaaatgtaatgagacagtgatccgataatccaggattttgggaggaaattattagatctacaatatctatttctcgtgacaggactaaatctaaggtgtgattgtggcaatgtgttggacctgagacatgttggatacaacccattgagtcaattatggcttcaaaggctttttgaagaggatcattggacttttccatatgaatattgaaatcgccaaaaatgtgaatactatctgccatgactacaaggttagacaagaattctggaaactgtgtatggcccggggggcctataaatagtagctatgtaaaacgatttatcggcctggttaactttcattagttaaacttcaaaagaatgaaacacagtgatatgtttgagagttaATTTATATTTACGGTCATAAATACTAGCGACACCCCTCCTTTTTGGGACGCACGAGcaatatgatcactagtataaccaggagtagaggcctcatttaaggcagtgaattcattaggctttagccacgtttcacataaaccaatgacatctagtttatggtcagagattaattcatttacggcaactgcctttggagcaagggatctaacatttaggagtcccattttgagatgagaggtgatacagtcatttttatttttatttgtgaccgaggcgaaggaaggctttatcttaataaggtagtttttgttagcactaccttgtttaacttttctcagcctggaacgagtcacagtggcaataggtaaagctgtactaactactctggctatgctatcgacagactccactatgctagcaggctggctaacagcctgcggcctgacctgcaccctctctcatgttaaagctataggagtgagactcctgtcaatgttcctagataaaaaagagcaccactccagctaggatggagtccgttgctcctcagcagatcaggcctggccctatttctgggagagtcccaaaaagaaagccagttatctacaaactctacctcctgcgacgagccccaaccccgggcctggctccagggtggggccccggctgcgccataccgggcgacctcacggtcctcaaaatgtttttcatcattaaagggtttttgaaccactcttagtctgacccgtcgcccaggacctgtttgccttgggagaccctaccaggggcatagccccagacaacatagctcctagggtcactcgggtactcaaacccctccaccacgttaaggtggcagttcatggagaggGTCCCCTCAATGCATACATGACATATGAAGCAATTTTGGAGACATTCACATTTAATGCATCTCTATAGCAACTTGAATGCTTCTACATTTAAAGCTACAGTAAACGGTCAAATCCCATAATTAGTTAATGATTTGAGTAAAGTTTGGTCTCCTCTATATGTACACCACATGTAGAGCAATTTTACAGTAGCATCTTTGAAAGGTTGAATTCAGTTCTGTGGTGACTTGAATGCTGCTACAGTTAAAGCTACATTACAGGCTCAATTCCCATAATTACTTGAGGATTTTACTTGATTTGAGTTAAGGCAGATACCCTCTGTATGTACACCACATATAGAGCAATTTCACTGTAGCATTTTGTGAGAAATATTCTACAGTAAAAGTGCTCTATGTAGTGTACATACAACCTAAAACAAGTCTATTCATTAACAAATTAAGGAATTTGAGTCTATTGTGGCTTTAAACATAGCAACAATCATGTATCCATAGAgacacattatacatttttatgtgaaTTTCCGAGGTAAAATTGCTCAATATGTGTTGTAAGTATAAAGGAAACCTTCTGTAACAGAAATCAAGGGGACTCCAACCAATTACAGGATTTGAGCATATAGTGTAGCTTTGAAAATGCTACAGTAGAATCGCTCTATATGTGGTGTACACAAAAAGGGGACCTAGCTTAAGTCAAACCAAGTACAATCGTTAATTATGGGATTTGAGCGTTTACTGTagcttttttttcaaaaagctGCAGTAAAATTACTCTATTTAGTGGACACAGAGGGAACCTACCTTAACTCAAATCAAGTGGAACGGTTAAGTAATTGTGAATTGAGGCTGTAATGTGGCTTTGTGACAGTACCAATGTCTCCATATAGATGcactgtacatttaaatgtgaatttccccCTAAATGCTAAAGtaaaattgctatttttgtttttgtttacagtaaTAAACTTGAAACCATGATTCGAATTACGGGGGAGATTTGGGAGGGGTTGACCCCCTAGTTATGACTTGGGATGCGTCGAAATATGCCCGGAGAATAGGGTGACCCCCCGATTGTCATTGGCTATAGTCCGCATTCTGCTTGAAACTAGCCAAACCGAAAACTGCAGACCGTGCCTTCCCACGAGATCAACCTGCCTTAAAAAAAAGCCAGCATGTGTCGTCCGTCTTGGTGATGCCTATCGCTAAGTCGATGGGCGCATGTTGCCCAACGTGCGTTCAGCAGGCGGTATATCCGTACAGCCCTTTGTCATTTCGGCCCATACATCTGTGCACCGCCCCGCAAAGTTATAGCACCAGAGTCGGAATACAGACCAATCTCTAATCCTGTTAGATTTTAATTGCGTCGGTGTTAGAAGTTTCCTACACGCAAATAGAACAAGTGATAGGTTATTCAAACTTCCTACAGGCGTGCTTAAACCGTTGGTGGTATCAAATCATGGTTTCCACGCGTAAACGTAAATGCCGTTTAAGACGACATTTAGAGTCCCTTCTACGCAATGCTGACACAAGATTAAGAATTTTGAAGAGTAACTAAATACTGCAATTTGCAGAAACTATTTTGTGGTCCCATAAGTGTTGaactaccattaaaataaagtattattttttaaatgtagcgCTTTATTTAGCCTGTTTGGAGGGCCACATTGTCATTTATCGACAAGTAACGGAGCCATTAAACCAGCCAAAAAGTACAAAGTACGTGTAACTCCATCTACTAAAATAGGTCCAGTCACAACCTGGCCTATTGATATTACAATAGGCATTGTCAAGTTACTGATAAAACAGGCTAGACTAACTACATTCAAGTGGAATAAAGAATTAGAGTGACTAGTAAAACTGTTTTAATCATCAAATTCAGTGCATGAAGTTCGAAACATTTATTACCTTAAAACAATATACAAACACTTTAAGAGTTATTAAAAGTCCTCATGAGTCTTATTTTAGAGCTACACAATTCAGTCAATTGTCCTGCCAGAAGCTGAGGCATCAAACATTTCCAGCAATCGGCTACAAGCTTCGATTTTTAACACAATGCCCGAACATTTCTTGAGAAGCATAGGTCATGTAGAGAAATCCATCGTCATCTTTATGGTCCTTGTAGACTTCCGCCATGGTAAGTGACATGCTGGCAAGGCCACTGTTATCAATTAGCAGGTAAAACGCCTGACTCTGCATCAGAGACATTCGATTTCTGAAACGAAACATTGAAGCCATAGACAAGACAGTCAAATAAGGCAAAAAGGATGACACTACCCGCTCCATGTAGGCTACACATCGACATACAGTTCCATGCACACGTTTTAGTCACTAACGTTGAATACCTAATGTTTACATGGTTTTCAATAATTCTGTTTGCATGTAGCCTACATAGCGCTCAAAAACATTCACTACAAAGAGCCAAACCATGAACGTTGTCCCCACTACCACTCAGTTCCAGCCAGGTGGCCAATAACAAAACGTCCATCTTCCTAAAGCAGCACTCGAACGTAGAGTAGGCGAATTTGGAACAATCGATAACTAGGCCTACATAAGATGCATAATTCTGAAAAGTTCCTTTTATTTCCATAAAGGCTTCGTCAGCGAGTTAGTTTGCATTTAGAGACCGCTTACCTCCCAGTAAATAGGATGCAGGTCATTATCTATGAAGGGGGACTCATTGGAAAATCTGAAACCATGCTGTGTGTGCAAGATCAAAATAAAACGTTCTGCCTCCGCGACAAAGTTAGGGAAGCCTTGTGTTAAGTTATCAAATTATTCTGTGTGTACGTTGAGGTTCTTCCACTGACTAAACTTGCAAATGGGACAATATGCGTTACTGTTGCATGTATATGCGCAGAGCGAATACACAGCTAAAACGCCAATTAAATGATCATATTTTGATATTACGAAGAAAGCTCGGACTCTATACGTGACAAAATTAAACGATTGTTTGAGAGGGTGTAGGCCTACTGCAAACATTTTAGATAATTCGTGCATTCCAAGAGGATGGCTCCAGTCAGGTGACTAGCCAACCAAGTTTAAAGCCCTAAATACAAGGTTTTCCCTCAACTAAATGTGACGCATTTGTCATTCATTATAGTACGACAACTGATGCAAATTTGAGACTCACCTTATAATGGTGACAAACTGAGTCATGGAGAGTTCTTGAGGGACGAGGAATTTAGTTTTATCAAGAGGTGGCAAGTATTTCTCCCGTTGATATCTTTCAATTATAACCTGTGGAGAAACGGTCAATTTGATGTCCCAAATTAAGTTAAACGTCAAGCTACAATGTTTCATGAATACGAACGTACCGGTATTTTAGTCGGAAACTTAGATCGGATTCCCGCTACTTCCTGCTTTCTTGTTGCTGTTTGGAATTGAAAATGTAAGAATATTAAGAAACACATACCACAGGCTATCACATTGAAATCATAAAGTTACAAATTAAGCACCTAAGCTTTTTCGCTGCTTAAAGGGAATGGGGTTCTGTGATCTCTCAAACGGCGGCATCATGTGGGCGAAATTACTCCTTCCTTAAATCCTGCAGTCTCGGAAAGAAAAGTTGGCCATGCAGTGTAGACAACAGAAATTAAATACTGTGGTCTCAGTGACGTAGAACCTAATTATCATGGGTTTGTGTCAGAATGCTTTATAGAGCTATTGGTTGAACGGACCATGCGTAATGACTTGGCTGTGAGTTCAACCAACCCAATTGGTTTATGTCTAACAAATGAACTTCACACAATTCGCGAAAGTTCGTGGAATAGAAGTAAACGGATCGAAAATAGACTACATATTAATTACTCAACTTTATAAGGACGAATTGTATCCTATTAAATGTAGTATGAAACgctcatttaaaaatatatacactacagtttttacattttttcttgaaatccattcattttaatgtgtaATGTAATCTCAGATTAAAGcatattacaaataaacaatcgaagagaaaaataaataatgcaatCGTTTTGTTTAACAAACTGTAATCTAAAATGTTGCTCATATAGCCACCTTTTGTAGACAACAAGCGAACAAACTCTtggcattctttctacaatgtaaatcaAATCTTGTTTGGAAAATTCTTCCCAGCAATGTTGCTGAAGTACTCAGAAATGTGTTATATTTGTAGGTTGCTTTGCTTTAACCCTTCTGCCCtgttcatcccaaaccagctcgGTGAGGTTTAAGTCTGGACACTGTGCTGGTCAATCCATGATTTGAAGCCtgctgtctgtttttcttctttaatGGGAGTTCTGACCTAGCATTGagatatgttttgggtcataaTCATGCTGTAGGATaaacccctgaccaactagATGTACACCAGAGGGTATTGCATAGcactgcaaaatgctgtggttGCCATTTTGGTTCAGGCTGCCACTCCAGAAGTGTCCCAGATCATCACGCTTCCTcatccatgtttgacagttggtaCGACATACATACTCAAAGGTTTACAAAAATCTTGTGTGATGAACTGaagatttaaattttttattaatcGGTCCATCAGACCTTCCTGTTTTCAGTAGTCCACTGGTGGTGCTTCATGGCCCAGACAAGCCTCTTCatattattttgccatcttagcaatggctttcttactCCCACTTGACCTTAAGTGGGAGTAAGAAACCTGCAGCCCGAAGTCTTCTTCGAGAAGTGCACAGTTGAAACTAAGACTTGcttactttgaccagtgttaagctgtgcttgaagctgtCATCATGTGAGCCTTCCTTTTATAACTGTCTTTCTTTCGCCATTATGATAGCAGTATATTACTTCCTGCAatacaatactgtccaaataatgcatAAGAGGGTGTAGTaacagtctgttccaacacatattttatacaaataaaatgtttgtaagGAATCCACAACAGTTGGGACACCTGTAGGAATTTCCCACTGATGCAGAACAGCTGTACATTGTTAACACATTACTTGTTCCCTGAAAAAGGCATTTATATAACTGAAATGTACAATGATTTTTCTGTTTTGGGTAAGGTTTTTTTCTACCTCTGGCAGTTTACTACTTACCTTTGCAACATTTCAGGTTTATCACTGGACTTGATCTGCttaaatttcaataaaaactggaaaatgggagttttctaaaacattttaccATTACAGTAGTGTATAGTTTAAGTCAAATCATGTAAATAGGTCTTATCTCACAAAAAAAGACGACTGTCATGCGTAGGCAGCATTTCTTCCCCATTAACTGCAACACATGTAATTGTCAGGGAGACATGAATCATAGgctgttttgtatgtgtgtgtgtgcatggtgaGCAACTGGATAAATAGATAAATAGAATGCATAGATACATATGTGATGTTTAAGCATTAAAGCACAGGGATGGTGTTACATGGCTGAAATGCCACGGCTAAGAGCTTTTCATATGCAGAATGCACCGCGGAGTGCCTGAACACTGTGTTTAGCCATGGTAATATACCACAAATACCAAAGACGCCTTACTGATAAACTGGAACGCAATTTATCCAACGCAATCAGAGCAGGGAAAAGGGATGTGGATACATACCTTTTGTATACACAACTATCAGACAgccagcattcaggattcaaccACCATTTTTATAATAAAGCAATCATTTATGAGGCTCTGTGGCCAATATAACATGCCTAAGGGTTGGCCTTAGGCATGTAGTATTGAGGACTGCCTGAACACAATTCCTCACGgtgtattggcaatataccacaaattGTTCGGTGCCTTGTGCTACTATAAACCGGTTAACAATGCATATATGATCACGGTATGACCTCATATACGGTGAATTTCAGCAGCCAAGCACCATTCAGAGTTTGAACCAACGCCTACAATAAAAAGGATTGCCTACTAAACCAATATTCTGacatttacaattaaataaCCAAATCTGCTCCTTAGGTCTACTTAATAAAACGACAGCCAAAAACAAGAGAACATTTGCATTTGAACTTCAAATTCCATCATGCGTAGGCCTCTACGGTGTTGTAAACTCCACGCGCATTTATCTCTGATTGGCTTATTTCAGTGTTATGCGTGATTATTAACCAATGGCGAAATCAAACTTTGGATGTGGGTGGGTGCTAAGTGTGGACGTCACCAATTGACAGAAAGCCTGGCTCAGACAAGAGTGCTCTGTCTGCCCAGTAGAGAGAGCTGTCGATAGCTATTTCCTTTCATTTCATATTACTGGGGCGACTAGAGATAAAACCATCCGTCTGAGCACAGTCGTGCCAGCTTGCGTGAACCGAACCCATATACCTGGCCTGGCCATGGACGAACAGGCAGGGCCCGGCGTGTtctttaacaacaacaacaacaactcgGGTTTGCCTGGCGCTAGCAAAGGACCTCAGCAGCCGGGCGAAGTCGGTGGCGGAGAGGCGGCCAGGGCTCAGTACAACATTCCGGGGATATTGCACTTTCTGCAACACGAATGGGCCCGCTTCGAGGTGGAGAGAGCCCAGTGGGAGGTGGAGCGAGCCGAATTACAGGTAAATCACTTCACAAATCACCCTCTTATTTCGTGTGTTTACGGTGTTGAATCCGCTGGAGGATTATTAACGTTTATGCCAGGAAGCCTACTCGCGCGCTATGGTCTCTGTGGCGTGAACTGTTCGAGCTACGTAGCTAGATCTTTGTCGGATGACGTTAGTCACACGATAGCAGAACACTGCCTGCCACTACTCTGTAGTGTATTCCCAAGAATACACTATGCAGAAACCTAATTTCCTTGTGTCAAATGTTACTACCGGTTTGCTAATTATTCACCAACGTTGTATTAAAGGCCATCAAAAGTGGTCCGACAGGTCTGTCTGTCGATCATACTGGAATAGATCAAGCAAGTATATTCATGCATGATCCATTCCAAATCTCTTCATCCTATTGTCACTCATTGATTATATCGAAATTAAAATCGCGTTTAACGTAAACGATTGTATTGAACAAGTAGGCCTACACAGTACCATATTTATTGACAGCAGGGTTCTCCTGTGTAGCAGCGATAGCTTGTCAAATTAAACCTTCACTATTTGACAGTCATTCTTATAAACAGTACAACTTTAATACAAAACCAACTTGAGTGTTCAGTGTTCCTTCAGGCTCCTTAATTGCCATATAGTGAATGTAGCAGAGGTTAGGCTTATGTTGTGTAGGCCTGAGTTGCAAACCATGGTCAGTGTTCTCTCCAGAAATGACTGAAGCTTTCTGTACTGCTTTTACACATTACATAATTAACAGCCCACCATATGGCTTTCATGGCAGTGCATTtagtaaataatatttaataagaATGTTCAAATTTAAATGCTTCTTCTGGATCCAAAATAATTGAGTGTAATTGCATGGCATTTGGTCATCgttttctttgaaaatgctACTTCCTTTTATTGAAGGCAGTCTTTGTTTCTTTCATGTTATACCTGGACCAAAAAGATGGAATAGGATGTCCAGCATGTATTGACAATATGGCAGATAACATCTTGACTCTGGAGTaagattttgttttacattttcctccCAATTGACTTCTAGAGCTTATCAGTGCTAGAGGGAGCTTATAAGCGAGCAGTAAACATTTTATAGCTGTTCCAGTGGCAATGAACAGAAACTATCTTAATGCATTTGTTCTGCTAGCGCGCTATTATGTAGTTTAGTCCTTTATTCCATTATAGCTGGAGTAATGTGAAAATCTAAAAGTTGGACAGTCACATGGGGTTTACTCTGCCAGTCTGTCAGCCTCTTCAAGGTTGACACATAGTCTACTATGAAAAGCAATTTATTTGCAAAGACTTAGTAACAGGGGGCATCACCAGCATGGATTTCCTGATATCATCATGCTCCTTTGACTCCATCAGGCAGCTTGGGCGCCTACAGAGCCTAGGTAGTCGGTGAGTTAGCGTGCTGTCACTAGTAGACACAAGAGACATCCTGGCcagcaaaaaacatttgaatgggttTGTGAGAATGCTTATGAAGAAGCCATGCCACAAAATGTAACTCTACTTAATCCGATGATACAGGTACATACAATGGGATTTGACAACAtttggaaagagagacaaaaagtcaTGCTGAGGGCTGTGCATAATGGCAAGTTGTTGTCTGTAGAATGCACTCTCCTCCATGCACATATGTGCAGCCCATTTCTTCCTGGTTGAGCATACAATGTGATAAGGAGCAGCAACTACTCAACAGCAGTGACCTAAAtgacagtaaaaacaaacatacagaatACATATAAACATACTTTTGTTTTGGATTTAGGCTTAAGTGTGTTACTGCCTACTTATTTTCAAGAATGGTGGCGGCTACATCATGAGATGTGAATGCTTGGCATTAGCAAAGGCTGGGGAGTTTTTCAGATGAAAATAAACAGGATATAGTTAAGCACAACATATTATCTTTTGAGGAAAACCTGCTCCACTCTGCTTTACCCAAGACACTGGGAGAGgtattcacctttcagcaggacaataaccAATAACCCAAGGCCAAATCTACACTGGAGTTGCTTactgagtaaatacagtaaatgtttctGAATGGCAAAGTTAGTTTTGACTTATCTGTTTAAACTATGTGGCAAGAGTTGTTATATCTAGGGTCCGCAATGCCCTGACAGAACAATTTCTAAAAGAATTATGGGCGACATATTTTACAATCCATGTGTGCAAAGTTTTTTAATTATATAGCTTAATGGAAGAAAAtttgtattttacttttttcagtgtatcatttttattttttttacagcttcTACGtgaccattttgtttttgtggtgaTTAAGCACTAatcacatttaaatgcatttc
Above is a window of Esox lucius isolate fEsoLuc1 chromosome 9, fEsoLuc1.pri, whole genome shotgun sequence DNA encoding:
- the map1lc3c gene encoding microtubule-associated proteins 1A/1B light chain 3C, which codes for MMPPFERSQNPIPFKQRKSLATRKQEVAGIRSKFPTKIPVIIERYQREKYLPPLDKTKFLVPQELSMTQFVTIIRNRMSLMQSQAFYLLIDNSGLASMSLTMAEVYKDHKDDDGFLYMTYASQEMFGHCVKNRSL